The genomic interval CTCCGACATGAAGTGCTGCAACACGCTCAACAGCTGAGCGCTCAACATGCCCCGGCTCACCACGTTCTTCTCGCCTCCCGTGTCATGCGCTTGCGAGCAAACACTTCCAGACCTCCACCCTCGCGGTTGGACACGCGGACCTCGTCGGTCAGCCGTCGCACCGCGGCACCACCTTCTCCCAGACTCTCACCCGGCAACGGCCCGGGGCGTCCCTCCCGGCCCGCGAAGAGCCGCTCGGGCTCCGGCATGCCAGGGCCCCGGTCCAGCGCGCGGATGCAAAGCCAGCCGTCCTCGCGCCACAGCTCCACCGTTCCACCCAGCCGCGTGTGGCGAACCAGGTTGGTGGCCAGCTCACTCACCACCAAGGCCACCTCCGCGCTGGACGCCGCCGGCATCCCCGAATCCCTGCTGAAACGCCGAGCCAACGACGCGGCCACCACCGCATCCACCGGATGGCGAACCACCACGGTCAACCGAGACTCGGGCACGACCGAGGACACTTGGAGCGACGGCAAAATCAGTCCCTGAGAAATCTGCTGGAGATTGCGAGAGTGAGAATCAGGCTACGAACGCCCACGGAATGTAAAGAGGTTCACAATCCACCCTGTGACACCGCTTCTTATCCCCGCAAGCGCTGTCCGAGTTTCTTGATTTCACTGTTTACAATCCATGTTTCACTGGCTCACGCCAGCATGGTTCGGGATTTTCGTGCGTCAACATCCGCGACTCCCGATGACATGGGGACAGGAAGACTCCGCGCGACGCGCGTGAGCCGCTCCACACCGGGAGTGCCCCGAGGGCTCAGGCGCCGTTGACGAGTTGCACCTGGAGGTCCGTGCCCACGGCGAGCGTGGTGCCTCGGGGCAGCTCCACCCAGCTTCCCGGACGCTTCAAGTGACTGGCGACAACCACGGTGCGGCGGCGGCGGTGGGCGCCCACCGCGGGCTGCGTCTCGGGGGTGCTCGCCGTCACGCCGCACGGCTCACACTCCGTGCCCCCTTCCAGGCGCGAGTAATACAGCGGCTCCTCGCCGAAGCGGCACGCCACCAGGATGAAGCCATTGGTGGCCACCAGGTTCAGCGTGGACGCGCGCGGGATGCCCGCCTCCATGGAGCGCTTGATGACCTCGCGAGCGGTGTCCGCCAGCAGACCGCCCGCGACACGCGCCTCCAGGCGAGGATCATCCGTGCGGCCCACGTCCCGCAGGTGGCGCAGGAAGACGGCGAACAAGACCTCGCTGTCGGTGCCGCCCCGCACCAGGCGCTGCAGGTGTTCTGGCAGCGACGCCATCAAGGGTGCTCGCAGCGCGTCGAAGCCACTCACGCTGCCTTGGTGGGCGAACAACCAACGGCGCGCCCGGAAGGGCTGGGTGTTCTCCTCGAGCGAGAAGCCCACCGGGAGCCGGCTCGCGTGAAACAACAGGGCTTCGGACTCATTGGGTGGAGCCAGCGACTCGAGCGAAGGGTCCGCTTCCGCACTGGAGAAACGCCTCAGGAGGACCTCATCCTGGGCATACGCCCCCACTCCCATCGCGTTGGCCCGAGGCTCTGTCTGCACGAGCACCTGCCCCGCGAGCCGGTGCAGCTCGCACTTCAGCAGATTCGGGTCCGACGTGAGGGCGGCAAGGACAACGGACATGAGGGAGAACTCCTTTCCTCATAGATAATGACGCCCCCTCCCCCCCTCAAGCCAGCACCCCCGGCGGGTCAACTCATCGCTAAGTGCCTGAAATAGCTAGGCTTTACATTGCACGAACATTGACACGTCCGGCGGAGGCTCCTAACCTCCGGGCGCTTCACCGACGGCCTCGGGCTCGAGCCCTTCACCGGAGATGGAATGTCGGACGACATCGCAATCGGCATCGACCTTGGCACGTCGTACTCGTGCGTGTCGGTGGTCCAGGACGGCCAGCCCCTGGTCATCCCCAATGAGTGGGGCGAGACGACGCATGCGTCCTGCGTGTCCTTCCTCGAGGACGGCTCGGTGCTGGTGGGCAACGCGGCCAAGAAGAACATCATCACCAGCCCCGAGATGACGGTGTACTCCGCCAAGCGTCTCATCGGGCGCTACTACTTCTCCGACGAGGTGAAGAAGGCGCAGGCGGTGATGCCGTATCGGATTGTCGAGGGCGACAACAACTCGGTGCGCATCGGGGTTCGGGAGCGGACGTATTCGTTGCCGGAGATCTCCGCGCTGGTGCTCAAGGAGATGAAGGCGGTCGCCGAGACGTACCTGGGCCGCGAGGTGACCAAGGCCGTGGTCACCGTGCCCGCGTACTTCAATGACAATCAGCGGCAGGCCACGAAGGACGCGGGCCGTATCGCGGGGCTGGAGGTGCTTCGCATCCTCAACGAGCCGACGGCCGCGGCGCTGGCGTACGGTTTCGGACGGGACGTCAATCAGCGGGTCGTCGTGTATGACCTGGGCGGCGGCACGTTCGACGTGTCCATCCTGGAGATTGGCAAGGACGTCTTCGAGGTGCTCGCGACCGCGGGCGACACGTACCTGGGCGGCGACGACTTCGACGACCGCATCATGACGTACCTGGCGGACGACTTCCTGAACAAGACGCGGCTGGATTTGCGGCAGAACAAGTTCTGTCTCCAGATGCTGAAGGAGGCCGCGGAGAAGGCGAAGATCGACGTGGGGCAGACGGGCCACGCGGAGATTCTCTGCGCGGGCATCTGCCAGGACGCGCAGGGCAACGTGATGGACCTGCGCAACACGCTCAATCAGGACCAGTTCAACCGGATGGTGATGGACCTGGTGCAGCGCACGTTCAAGGTCTGCGACGAGGCGCTTCAGAGCGCGCGGCTGACGGCGGCGGACATCGACGCGGTCATCCTGGTGGGAGGCCCCACGCGGCTGCCCATCATCCGCAACTCGGTGAAGCACTACTTCCAGAAGGCGCCGCTGGAGGGCATCAATCCGGACCAGGTCGTGGCCATGGGCGCGGCGCTCCAGTCACATGCGCTCCTGGACAGCAAGACGGAGACGTTCCTGGTGGACGTCACGCCGCTGACGCTGCGCATCGGCACGGTGGGTGGGTACACCGAGAAGATCATCGACAAGAACACGCCGGTGCCCATCGACCGCTCGAAGGCGTTCACCACCAGCCGCGATGGCCAGGAGAAGGTGAAGATTCGCGTGTATCAGGGCGAGTCCAACCGGGCCGATGAGTGCGAGATGCTCGGCGAGTTCGAGTTCGCTGGGTTTCGCATCGGGTATCGCGGCGAGGTGAAGATTGAAGTCACCTTTGAAATCAACACCGATGGTCTGGTGAACGTCTCCGCGTGTGACACGGAGACGGGACAGAAGACGTCCACGACCATCACGTTGTCATCGGGCATGTCCGAGGCCGACATCCAGAAGTCCATCCAGGCGAACCGGAGCACCCGTCTCGCCGGGCACCACAACACCGACCTGCCCGCCGTGGCCCAGTAGACGACCGCGATGTCCGAGCCAACCGATCCCAGCTCCGGCAAGCCGCCGGGAAGCCCGCCCGGGACACCGGCGGCTCCCGCGCGCCCCGCCATTCCACGGATGACGGCCGCCACGCCAGGCCCCGTGTCGCCCCCGAGCGCTCCGGCGGCGAAGCCCGCGCCCGCCACGCCGCCAGGAGCCAGGCCTCCCGGTGTCGCCGCGCCCGCCGTGCCCCAGTCGCAGCGGCCCACCGTGTCGATTCCCACCGTCTCCGCGCCCGTGCCGCAGCCGGTGAGCGGCGCGGTGATGCCCGCCGCGAGCGCCTCGACGCCCGCGGGTGCGAGGCCCACGGTGGCCGCGATGCCCGCGGTGGGAGCACCCGCCGCCGCGCGTCCTGCTTCGCAGCAACCCTCGGCCGCGCACGCGGGGGTTCCGCCTCCGCCGCCGAGGAGCCACATGCCTCCGGGCGCCTCGCCCGTGAGCCCCCCGCCGGGGGCAGGCTCCCTCGGTGGAGCGTCAGCACCAGCGAACATCCCGGGTGCGAGCCGAGCGGGGAGCCCCCCGACGCCCGCGCCTGTCGCGCCACGTGGGGTCCAGCCGGGTGTCGCGTCGCCGTCCGCCGCGACAGCCACGGGTCCCTCGCCGCGCGTTGCTGGCACGACGCTGGGAACCCCCGCCACCGCGAGTGCGTCAGGCGCTGTGCCGCCCGTCTCGAGCCCCGCGCCCCGAGCTCCCGGCCCCACGCCTCCGGCTGTTGGCTCCGCGCCCCGCGTACCTGTTGCAGGTCCCACGCCGCATCCCGGAGCCACCGCACCCGGCGCCAGCCCTGCGCCTCCGTCTGTGGCCTCCGCGCCCCGGGCTCCTGCCGTTGGCGTCACGCCACCTCCCGTCGCCTCCGCGCCCGTCACTGGAGCCACGCATCCGTCGGTGGCCTCCGTGCCCCGTTCGCCCGTCGCCGGTGCCACGCCTCCATCGGTTGCATCCACGCCCCGCGCACCTGCCGCCGGTGCCACGCCTCCTCCAGTCGCCTCCGCCCCCGTCACCGGCACCGTGCCGCCGTCGATTGCCGCGGCGCCTCGCGTACCTGTCGCAGGTCCCACGCCTCCGCCGGTTGCCGCTGCACAAGGCACACCCGCGGCCCGAGGTGCCCCCGTTGGAAGCGGGCCCCTGACGCCCCCCACCGTCGCTCCCGGAATCGCGCCGGTTCCGGCGGTCCGTCCGGCGGCACAGGCCGTCCCCGCCGTCGCCCCGATGGTGCCTGCCATCGCGCCCGCGGTGCCCTCGATTCATCCGCAGGCCGCGGCGCCTCGCCCGGCAGTCCCTGGCGTTCCCGCCGCGCCCGCGACGCCACCGCGCCCCCCACCGACGCTCGCCGTCGGGCAGGTCGCGCCGCCGCCTCCTCCAGCCTCGCAGCCCCAGCATCGCCCGGGCGCCCGGCCCACCATGTCGCTGCCGGCGCTCGCGCCCGCTTCGCTGCCCCCTCGGCCTCCCACGGCGGGGACGGCGCCCTCGGTGGCGCCCGCGGCCTCCACGCCGCGAGTCTCCTCCGTCAGTCCCGTGGTCCCCCCCATCGCGCCAGCCATTCCCTCGGTCGCGCCGCTGACGCCGCCTCCGCCCCCCGCGAGCGCGCTGTCGACTCCGCCCCCGCCGCCGGGCTCGACGGACAAGGGTCCGGGACTCGACGCGAATCAGCTCGCGGACCTCCAGTCGCGCTGCGCGAAGCTGGACCAACTGGACTACTTCGAGGTGCTCCTGCTGGAGCGCACAGCCGCGCCCGCGGACATCAAGAAGGCGTTCTACCGGGAGAGCCGCACCTACCACCCGGACCGCTTCTTCCACATCACGGACAAGCTGCTCAAGGAACAGGTCCACGAACTCTACAAGCGCGTCACCGAGGCCTACTACGTCCTGCGCGACGACACGAAGCGCAAGAAGTACCTGGCCGACGTGTCCGGCCCCGAGCGCGCACAGAAGCTGCGCTTCACCGAGGCCTCCGAGGCGGAGACCAAGGCCGCCGCGAAGAAGGAGCAAGAGGAGCAGATCGGCACCCACCCCAAGGGCCGCCAGTTCTACCAGCAGGCCCAGAAGGACATCGAGGCCAACAACTGGTCCGCCGCCGAGCGGAACCTCAAGATGGCCCTCACCTACGAGCCCGCCAACGCGCGCTACAAGGAGAACCTCGTCGAGGCCCAGAAGCGTCTCCAGGAAGAGGCCAAGGCCAAGGGCGATTCGTTCAAGATTCGCTGACGCCGCCCGAAGACGCCGGACAACCCCATGGTCATCGACCTCATCATCCTGGGCATGGTGCTGTTCTTCGGCCTCATCGGCGCCTTCACCGGGGCCTCGCGCCAGGTGGCCAACTGGGTGGGCCTCGCGCTGGGCTTCTTCGCCTCACGCAAACTGGGCCCGCTCGTCGCGCCGCACATGGCGGAGGCTCTCGACGGGCCCCTGATCCTGGGCCTCATCGCGGGCACGGGGCTGCTCTTCGTCGGCGTGTGGCTGTCGGTCCGCATCGTGCTGGGCTCGCTCCTGCAGCGCTTCCTCGCCACCGGGAAGGACAACGAGGACCGGGGCCTGGACCGCTTCCTGGGCTTCGTGCTCGGCGCGGGGAAGACGGCCGCCTTCGCGTGGCTCGCCCTCAGCGCGCTCGCCTTCTTCGAGCAACACGTCATCGTCGCCGGGCGCCGGCTGGGCGTCTCTCCCAAGGACTCGCTGGCCGCCCAGGCCGCGCACCGCTTCAACCTCTTCGAGATGACCCAGTTCGCCCCCATGGACGACATGGTCCAGGTGGCCCAGGCGGCGGGGGACCCGGAGCGCGCGGCGCAGCTCAAGAACGACCCCGCCTACAAGGCCCTGCGCAAGGACCCTCGCTTCCAGCGGCTGCTCCAGGACGAGAAGGTGAAGCAGGCGGTCGCCCGGGGCGACACCGCCGCGCTCCTGCGCAACGACCTGGTCCTCCAACTCATCCAGGACCCGGACGTGGCCGCGCGCCTGGGAGCGGCAGCCCGCGCCTCCAAGCGTCACGACGACGTCACACGTTGAGCTGCACGGCATCCAGCCCCTTCAGCCGCGTGCGCACGTAGTCCGGGTCCACGCGCAGCTGCCGCCGCCGGTGCTCGGGGGCCTCGAACATGACATCCGCCATGACGTGCTCCAGGATGGAGCGCAGCCCGCGAGCCCCCAGCCCGCGAGACACCGAGTAGCGCACCACCTCGCGGAGGGCCGCGTCATCGAAGTCCAGTTCCAGGTCATCCATGGCCAAGAGCTCATGAAACTCCCGGACGATGGAGTCCGGCGGCTCCGTGAGGACGCGCAACAGCTCCGTCTCGCCCAACAGCTCCAACTGCACCACCACCGGCAGCCGCCCGAGGAACTCCGCGAGCATGCCGAACTCCACCAACTGCCGCGTGCTGATGCGCCGCCGCGTCCTCCGCGCCGCGTCCTCCGCGCCGAAGCCCAGCGGCCGACCGGACTCGTCGCCCGCGTCGTGCAAGTCGCTGAAGGTCCCCGCGCAGATGAAGAGGATGTCGCGCGTGTCCACCTGCACGAAGTCGCTCTTGTTCCACGCCTGCGTGACGTTGAGCGGGACGTACACCTCGCGCCCCTCCAGGAGCTTGAGGAGGGCCTGCTGGACGCCCTCTCCGCCGATGTCCCGGCTGCCCGCACCGTTGCGGGCCCCCTGCGAGCGGCGGGCAATCTTGTCCACCTCGTCCACGAAGATGATGCCCCGCTGCGTGTCCTCGACGGAGTGGTTCGCCTTGAGCAGGAGGTCGGAGATCATCACCTCCACGTCCTTCCCGTAGTAGCCGGCCTCCGTGTACTCGGTGGCGTCCACCGTGGTGAACGGCACATGGAGGATGTCCGCCAGGTTGCGGGCGATGTGGGTCTTGCCGCTCCCGGTGGGGCCGATGAGCAGGATGTTGGATTTCTTGATGAGCGACTGCCGCCGCACCCGGCGGGCCTGGACCCGCTTGAGGTGATTGTGGGCGGCGATGGCCACGGCGCGCTTCGCGGCGTCCTGGCCGATGACGTAGCGGTCCAGCCGCTCGTAGATCTCCCGAGGGGTCAGCGGCGCTTCTTCCCTGCGTGCGGACGGCTCCATGTACCCTTCCCTTCTCACCACGCGGCCTCCCGAACCTTCGTGGAAAGGGTAGGAATCAGATGGAAGGTCCGCCCGTCAGGACAGGGGCCCAGGGAAGCCGCCTGCCCGCCCGCTCGCTCCCTTTTCAGGCTGCTGTTGAATGATGGGGGGCTTTCCTATAGTTCCCGCGCCCTTCGAGTGTTGACTGAAGTCCACCCTTACGACGTTCCTCCCTGGGAGCCTCGAACCGACGATGCCCGCTAACGCCCCTCCGCACCGCTGGACCCTCGCTGACGCGCATGAGCTCTATGGAATCCGGAACTGGGGCTCGCCCTATTTCGGAATCAATGACAAGGGCCACGTCTGCGTCCACCCGGACGGGCCCCAGGCCCCCAGCATGGACTTGAAGGACCTGGTGGACGAAGTCCGCCGCCGGGGTATTGGCCTGCCGCTGCTCCTGCGCTTCACGGACGTGTTGCGCCACCGCGTGGTGCACCTCAACGAAGCGTTCCGCAAGGCGATGGCCGACCAGGGCTTCAAGGGCGGCTACCGCGGCGTCTACCCCATCAAGGTGAACCAGCACCGCTACGTGGTGGAGACCATCATCGAGGCGGGCAAGGGCTACAACTACGGCCTGGAGGCCGGCAGCAAGCCCGAGCTGATGGCGGTGATGGCGCTCCTGGAGAACGAGGACGCGCTCGTCATCTGCAACGGCTACAAGGACGAGGAGTACATCGAGACGGCCCTCTTCTATTCGCGCCTGGGCCGCAACGTCATCCTCGTGGTGGAGAAGCCCAGCGAGCTGCCCCTCATCGCCGAGGTGGCGCGCCGCACCGGCATCACCCCACGCCTGGGCATGCGCGTGAAGCTGTCCACCCGCGGCGCCGGCAAGTGGGAGGCCAGCGGCGGAGACCGCTCCAAGTTCGGCCTGTCCTCGTCGGAGCTGATGGGCTGCATCGGCTTCATGAAGGACACGGGCCTGTTGCCCGCGTTCGAGCTGTTGCACTTCCACCTGGGCAGCCAGATCTCCAACATCCGCAACGTGAAGAACGCGCTGCGCGAGGTGGGCTGCTTCTACGTGGAGGTGGCGCGCCAGGGTGCGCCGCTGAAGTACCTGGACGTGGGCGGCGGCCTGGGCGTGGACTACGACGGCTCGCAGACGAACTTCGCCTCGTCGATGAACTACACGACGGAGGAGTACGCCAACGACGTGGTGTTCGGCGTCATGGAGGCGTGTGACCGGGCGGGCGTGCCCCACCCCACGCTGGTCTCCGAGTCCGGCCGCGCCGTCGTCGCGCACCACGCGGTGCTGGTCGTGGACGTGCTGGGCACGAGCGAGTTCGACCCGGTGAGCGTGCCGGACAAGGTGGACGACAAGGCGCCCTCCGTGGTGCGCAACCTGCTGGCCACCTACCGCGAGGTGACGAACAAGAACCTCCTGGAGGCGTGGCACGACGCGCAGGACGCCAAGGAGGAGAGCCTCACGCTCTTCTCGCTGGGACACCTGTCGCTCGAGCAGCGCGTCGCGGCCGAGAACATCTACTGGGCCACCTGCCACAAGATCATGCGCATCGCGCGTGAGGCCGGGGAGATGCCCGAGGAGCTGGAGTCGCTGGAGAAGTCGCTGAGCGACACCTACTTCTGCAACTTCTCGGTGTTCCAGTCGCTGCCGGACTCGTGGGCCATCGACCAGCTGTTCCCGATGATGCCCATCCACCGGCTGGCGGAGAAGCCCACGCGGCGCGCGACGCTGGCGGACATCACCTGCGACTCGGACGGGAAGATCGAGCACTTCATCGACAAGCGCGAGGTGAAGGACGCGCTGGAGCTGCACGCGCTCAACGATGATGACTACTACGTGGGCATCTTCCTGGTGGGTGCGTACCAGGAGATTCTCGGCGACCTGCACAACCTCTTCGGAGACACGCACACCGTGCAGGTGTCGCTGGCGCCCAACGGCGGCTACCTCATCGACCACGTGGTGGCCGGTGACACGGTGACGGAGGTGCTCAACTACGTCAGCTACAACAAGGACGACCTCGTCGCCCGGCTGCGCAAGTTCACCGAGATGGCGCTGCGCCAGGGCCGCATCTCCCTGGACGAGTCGCGCACCCTCCTGCGCATGTACGAGGACGGCCTGTCCGGTTACACGTACCTGGAGCGCGGCGTGGATGCGACCTTCACCGGAAGCGCCAGCCAGCTGAAGCTGCTGCCCCTGCCGGACGCGACGCGCCCGCCCGTGGTTCCCTCGTCGGGCACGTAAGTCCCTCGACGCGAAGCACGTCAGCGGTCCACCCCGCCCTCCGCCGCACCGACTGACTCGGGTGCGCCGGGGGGCGCGGTGTTTTCAGTAGCTGGCGATGGCGGTCTCCCCCGCGCCGAAGGGGGTGGCCGCGTCCGCGAAGGCCACGTCTGCGGCGCGGGCGCGCAGGCGGTGGAGGGCTGACTTCTGCACCTCGGCCCGGGCGATGAGAATCTCGAAGTCGAAGGCGGACAGGCGCAAGTCCTGGAGCTGGAGCCGCGCCAGCGTGCTCCACAGGGAGATGCGGCCCTCGGTCGCGGAGCACAGGGCCTCCAGCTCCACCAGGCGGCTCAGCGGGGAGTAGCGCACCCAGGAGCCGTTGAGCTTCAGGCGCCCCACCTTCTCCAGGGCCCAGGCGACACGGGACTTGAGGACATCCCCGCGCACCACCAGCACCCGCATCACGGCCTCGAGCGTGTGCTGGTCCTCCCGCAGCTCCGGGATGAGCCCGGCGAGGAAGTGGCCCACGGGGTTGCTGTGATTCTCCACCTCGGTCCTGCGAGCCAGCTCGATGCCGGCCACGGAGGCTGCGTGGTGGTCACTGAGGTAGATGCCCAACCGCTTCGCGTCCATGCCACCCCTCCCGTGTCGGGAAAGGCTCTGCATGCAGGAGCCCCCTGGCAGCGACGGCCAGGAGGCCCCCTCGCATGGCGGACGAGCGGGCGGCTCAGTCCGGGTAGCTGAACGTCATGGGCAGCTTCACGTCCGGGTGAAGGCTGCGCGCCACCGGACACTCGCGGCCCACCGGTTCCAGGCGGGCGCGGTGCTCGGCGGAGAGGCCCGCGGGCATCTGGATGTCGAGCACGAGCTCGCCGATGCGGCGCGGGGGCGGCGTCATGCGCTTCTCGACGCGGGCGCGAATCTCACCCAGGGAGATGCCCTCGCGCGAGGCGAACAGGTGCATGGTCGTCACGGCGCAGGACATCAGCGCCGCGGCCACCAGGTCCGTGGGCGAGAAGCTGCCGCCGGTGCCGCCGTTGTCACGAGGGGCCTCCGTCGCGAAGCTCGAGCCGGAGGGCCCGTGGGAGAGCTGCGTCTTGAACTGGGGGTGGCTGACCAAGGTCATCACCACGCCCGTGGCGGGGGGCTGTTGCTGGCTCATGTCGAACCTCCTCGGGGCTGTGTGAGGGTTCAGCGGACGAAGGTGTCGTGCTTCGCGGCGTCCTTGGGGGTGGAAGGCTCGGCGTCCTTCACGCTCCAGTCCAGCGTCTTCATCAGCGACTTGCGGCGCTTCTGCACGTCCGCGTCGAGGAACTGGACGGCCTCGGGCAGCCGGTCCATCAGCCGCATGGGCTTGCGCTTGTTCTTGGGGTCGTTGAGCAGCGCGTGCGTGAGCCAGGGGAACACGGCCGTCACGTCGCAGTGCACGTAGACCGAGCCCGTCTCCACGGCCTCCACGGAGACCTTGCCCCAGGTGTGGCCCTCGCCCGCGGGGCAGCTGGAGAGCGCGCCGTTGTCCACCGGGTCCACGCAGAACTGCAGGTCGATGTCGAAACCCGCGGTGGGGACATTGAGAATCTGGTCCAGGAGGGGCTCCCCCTGGAGGGTGTAGTTCTTGGGGACGCCGCCGCCGAGAATCCAGATGGCCAGCCGCTTGCTGCCGTTGTTGCGGCAGAAGTGCTGCATCGCGGCCATGGAGTAGACGTCGTCGTTGATGTCGAGCTCGAACTTGAACTCGGGGCCGAGCAGGCGCTTGAGCTTGACGATGTTGAGGAAGATGGAGCCGTCCTGCACCGCGCCCACCCAGATGGGCACCGCGTGCTTGTAGCAAGTGGACAGGAGCGACGGCTGCTTCACGCCGAGCTGCTTCTCGATGCCGTGGATGGCCTTGCCGAGCAGGAAGTGGAACTCGGGCGTGGTCATCTTCTTCTGGAACTGGGGCTGGCGGATGATGGCGGAGAAGAGGCGGTCGGTGTCGAGCAGCGCCTCCTCCCAGAAGCCCAGGTCGTAGATGCGGATGATGCGCGCCAGGCGGTACTGGAGGTCGCCCGCGTTGGGGTTCACCTCGCGGATGGCGTGGCCGATGATGCGGTGGGCGTCGTGGTAGAGGTTGGCGCCCGTGGTCGTGATGGCGGAGATGACGCCCTTCTCGATGAGCGGGATGAGACAGCTCTGGTGCAGGCCCGCCGGCGTCATGGCGCCCGACAGCGTGAGGAAGATGGACGCGTCCTGCTCCATCGACTGGCACATGAGCTCGAACGCCGTGCGCTCCTGGCGTCCCACGTAGGCGCTGAAGGCGTGGGCCAGCAGCTCCGCCGGCTTCTCCTTGCCGGTGATGGGACGCGGATCCGCCTTGCGCGCGCCGGAGTACGCGGCGCGCAGGGACTTCTTCGGGTTCGAGGAGTTCTTGGCCATGGCGCGGCGATCTAACACCGGCCGCCCGCCAAGGGGAGCACCCTCTGTGCTCTCGTCTCCTACTTCTCGCGCTTGCGGCCCCCGCCGCGCTTGCGGGAGGCACCGGGCGCGCGGGGCTCGCTGAGCACCCTCTGCCGCACTTCTTCCGCGGACAGGTCCTCGGTGTCCGCCACCACACAGGAGACATAGGCCAGCTCGGCCAGGACGCTCCGGGCGCGCTCGCGTTCGGCGGCGTCACGCGAGCTCAAGGACTCCGAGGCCGCGGCCACATAGCTGCTGGCAAGCGACTCGAAGAGGTACACCCGGTTCTCGATGCTCTTCTGGGCTTTCTTGGCCATGGGGCGTCGAGTCTAGGCACGCGGCGCGAGGGCTGACGAGCTGGCCTCGGGTGCGAGTGCGCCTCGCAGCTCCGTCATGGCCAGCCTGTCCAGCGTGGTGGAGCGGTACACGTCCAGCATCCGCTGCTGGCCGAGCTTCCACACGCCGTACATGGTGCAGCTCCCGGTGGCCTTGCAGCCATCGTGCTGCGTGTCCTGGCAGACGTTGACGATGACGGGACCCTCGACGGCCTCGATGACATCCAGGAAGGTCAGCTCGCGGGCGGGACGAGCCAGGGCGTAGCCACCGTGGGCGCCCCGGGTGGAGCGGACCAGCTTTCGGGAGACGAGCACCTTGAGAATCTTCGCGAGGAAGTCCTCCGGTACGTCCATGCGCCGGGCGATCTCCCGGAAGGGGACCATGCGCTCGAGCGGCTGCGAGGCGAGGAACGTCATGGCCCGCAACCCGTACTCAATCTTCCGGGAGATTTGGAGTGGGTGCTGCGGCATCGCCCTTGACGTCGTTCGTGGATTGAAGAAGAGGAGCCTAGGTCGCGACCGTGCGGCTTTCAACCGCTCGCCCCGGAGCCCGCCGTGATTGACCTGCACTCACACACCACCGCCAGCGATGGTCAGTACTCGCCCACCGAGCTCCTCGCTCGAGCCGCCGCCGCGGGCGTGACGGTGCTCTCCGTGACGGACCACGACACCGTGGCGGGGCTGGCCGAGGCCCGCGTCGCCGCGCAGGCCCAAGGCGTGGAGCTGGTTCCGGGCATCGAAATCTCCGCCTTCGTGCTCGGCCGTGAAGTGCACATCCTCGGGCACTTCGTGCGCCCCGAGGACGACGACCTCGCCCGATTCGCGCAGCGCCTTCGCGGTGAGCGTGAACAACGCATGGAGGCGATGGTGACGAAGATGCAGCAGCTCGGGTTCCCCGTGCGGATGGAGCACGTGCGCGCCATCGCGGGAGACGCGCAGTTGGGCAGACCCCATCTGGCGCGAGTGCTCGTGGACCAGGGCTGGGCCATCGACATGAAGGCCGCGTTTGATCGCT from Myxococcus stipitatus carries:
- the speA gene encoding biosynthetic arginine decarboxylase; protein product: MPANAPPHRWTLADAHELYGIRNWGSPYFGINDKGHVCVHPDGPQAPSMDLKDLVDEVRRRGIGLPLLLRFTDVLRHRVVHLNEAFRKAMADQGFKGGYRGVYPIKVNQHRYVVETIIEAGKGYNYGLEAGSKPELMAVMALLENEDALVICNGYKDEEYIETALFYSRLGRNVILVVEKPSELPLIAEVARRTGITPRLGMRVKLSTRGAGKWEASGGDRSKFGLSSSELMGCIGFMKDTGLLPAFELLHFHLGSQISNIRNVKNALREVGCFYVEVARQGAPLKYLDVGGGLGVDYDGSQTNFASSMNYTTEEYANDVVFGVMEACDRAGVPHPTLVSESGRAVVAHHAVLVVDVLGTSEFDPVSVPDKVDDKAPSVVRNLLATYREVTNKNLLEAWHDAQDAKEESLTLFSLGHLSLEQRVAAENIYWATCHKIMRIAREAGEMPEELESLEKSLSDTYFCNFSVFQSLPDSWAIDQLFPMMPIHRLAEKPTRRATLADITCDSDGKIEHFIDKREVKDALELHALNDDDYYVGIFLVGAYQEILGDLHNLFGDTHTVQVSLAPNGGYLIDHVVAGDTVTEVLNYVSYNKDDLVARLRKFTEMALRQGRISLDESRTLLRMYEDGLSGYTYLERGVDATFTGSASQLKLLPLPDATRPPVVPSSGT
- a CDS encoding OsmC family protein; the encoded protein is MSQQQPPATGVVMTLVSHPQFKTQLSHGPSGSSFATEAPRDNGGTGGSFSPTDLVAAALMSCAVTTMHLFASREGISLGEIRARVEKRMTPPPRRIGELVLDIQMPAGLSAEHRARLEPVGRECPVARSLHPDVKLPMTFSYPD
- a CDS encoding deoxyhypusine synthase family protein; this encodes MAKNSSNPKKSLRAAYSGARKADPRPITGKEKPAELLAHAFSAYVGRQERTAFELMCQSMEQDASIFLTLSGAMTPAGLHQSCLIPLIEKGVISAITTTGANLYHDAHRIIGHAIREVNPNAGDLQYRLARIIRIYDLGFWEEALLDTDRLFSAIIRQPQFQKKMTTPEFHFLLGKAIHGIEKQLGVKQPSLLSTCYKHAVPIWVGAVQDGSIFLNIVKLKRLLGPEFKFELDINDDVYSMAAMQHFCRNNGSKRLAIWILGGGVPKNYTLQGEPLLDQILNVPTAGFDIDLQFCVDPVDNGALSSCPAGEGHTWGKVSVEAVETGSVYVHCDVTAVFPWLTHALLNDPKNKRKPMRLMDRLPEAVQFLDADVQKRRKSLMKTLDWSVKDAEPSTPKDAAKHDTFVR
- a CDS encoding Rrf2 family transcriptional regulator — translated: MPQHPLQISRKIEYGLRAMTFLASQPLERMVPFREIARRMDVPEDFLAKILKVLVSRKLVRSTRGAHGGYALARPARELTFLDVIEAVEGPVIVNVCQDTQHDGCKATGSCTMYGVWKLGQQRMLDVYRSTTLDRLAMTELRGALAPEASSSALAPRA
- a CDS encoding PHP domain-containing protein; the protein is MIDLHSHTTASDGQYSPTELLARAAAAGVTVLSVTDHDTVAGLAEARVAAQAQGVELVPGIEISAFVLGREVHILGHFVRPEDDDLARFAQRLRGEREQRMEAMVTKMQQLGFPVRMEHVRAIAGDAQLGRPHLARVLVDQGWAIDMKAAFDRFLGTRGMAWVERFKLDGADAIRLIRKAGGTATLAHPGSSKVERMELRELSKAGLAGLEVLHADHNPLLRQKYLALAKEYDLVPTAGSDFHGEAVSADHRLGSAAMPPELFAKLKARAMN